GGGTCGTGGTGGAAGAGAACCACCTGCTTCACGCCGGCGGCGTCGGCCACACGCAACGCCTCCTGCCAGGTCGAATGCCCCCAGCCCTGGAAGCGGGGGTATTCCTCGTCCGTGTACATGGCGTCATAAACCATGACGTCCGCATCCCGGGCCAGCGTCAGCACCCGCGGGTCGGGACCACCGGGCAAGTGCTCGGTGTCCGTGATGAGCGCGAACACCTTGCCGCCGAACTCCAGCCGGTAGCCGCAGGCGTTGTTCGGATGGTTCAACAATCCCGTCTTCAGCACCACGCCCGGCACCGGCGCAAGCGTCGTGCCACAGGCGAACTCGTTGAAGGTGCAGCTTGCCTGGAACACGTCGAGCGACACCGGGAACAGCGGCGCCATCATCAGGTTCGTCAGCACGTCGCGCAGCGTCTGCCCGGGCACCAGGTGCCCGGCCCAGAGCCGGATGTGGTTGCGCGAATCGAACGCCGGCCCGAAGAACGGCAGACCGCCCACATGGTCCCAATGGGTGTGGGTGAAGAACAGGTCCAGGGAGACCGGCGCGTGCGACCCGAGTTCAGCCCCCAGGGCCCGTATGCCGGTCCCCGCGTCGAAGACGATCAGGTGCTCGCCGCACCGGACCTCGATGCAGGTTGTGTTCCCACCATAGCGCACGGTCTCGGGGCCGGGGCACGCAATGCTGCCCCGGACGCCCCAGAACTTGATCGTGAAGTCACCGGCACCGCGCAAGGTCCGCGGATCTCCCAATCCGATATATGTCGCTCGAACACACTCTCGCCCGAGGCGTCTTCGCGTGTCGAGGGGAAAAGGGGGTAGGACGGGCCCATGGGGCCGGCCAGGGCCGGTGGGGGAGCACGGCCGGGGGGGGTGCGTCCCTACGCCTCAAGGTACGAGACGGTAGCCGCCCGGTTCGGTCACCAGAATTCTGGCTGCCGACGGGTCGCTTTCGATCTTCTGGCGGAGACGGTAGACATGTGTCTCCAGCGTGTGCGTCGTAACGCCCGCGTTGTAGCCCCAGACCTCGCCCAGCAGCACCTCGCGCCCGACCGGCTTCCGGCCCGACCGGTAGAGGTATTTCAGGATCTGGGTCTCCTTCTCGGTCAGGCGGATCTTGCGGTTGCGCGCCACGTCGATCAGCACCTTGTTACCGGGCCGGAAACTGTAGGGTCCGATCTGGAACACGGCGTCGTCGGTTTGCTCGAACTGGCGCATCTGGGCCCGTAGCCGCGCATGCAGCACGCCCAGGCGGAATGGCTTGACGATGTAGTCGTTGGCCCCCGAGTCCAGACCCTGGATGGTGTCGGCATCGCTGCCGGCCACCGTCAGCATCAGGATCGGACAGCGCACCCCTTCCTGGCGCATCGACCGGCACAGGTCCCGCCCATCCATGTCGGGCAGGCCAACGTCCAACAGGATGGCACCGAACTGTTCGCCCCGCACCCGTTCGAGCGCTTCCGCCCCGGACTCGGCCACCTCCACCTGGAATTCATCGAGCAGGTTCAGTTGCTCGGCCAGGGACTGGCGCAACGCCTTGTCGTCCTCGACCAGCAGGATGCGTTTGACCCCGGTCATCGTTCCACATCTCCGCCCGGCCGCGCAAACCCGGAGCGGCTCCACGCCGGGCCCGCATTGCCCCGGTCATCGGCGACCGGGACGGTGTTCCGGATGGCATGGGCCATCGCGGTTCTCCTCAGCCCATCAGCAGCCCGCGAGCCGTCGCGAACATGGGGCCTTCCGGATCGGCAAGCTTGTCGACCACGCTGAAATGGTGGGTCCCCGGCATCGGGATGACCTCTGCCGGCAGGCCCCGGCTGGCCCAGGCGGCATGGTAGTCCGCCTGCTGGCGCTGGAACTCGTCCGTCTCGTCGCCCCCGACCGCCAGCAGCAGCGGCGGCGATGCCGCGGGCAGCACGTGCAGCGGGCTGTTCCGCCGGGCGGTGGCCGCGTCCAGGTGCAGATGCTGGTTCAGGTAGCTCAGCCGAATCGGTTCGAGGTCGAACAGTCCGCTGATCGCAAGCCCGCCGACCACGCCCTTCGGCCGGCCGGCGTCGGACAGCACCATGGCGGTGAGGTGCCCGCCGGCCGAATGGCCCGTCACCAGGATGCGGGCGGGATCGAAGCCCAGGTCGGCGGCATTGGCCCCCAGCCAGGCCACGGCCGCCCGGTTCTGGCGCACGATTTCGTCCATCGTCACATGCGGGCACAGGGCGTAGTTGATCGCGGCCACGGCCACGCCGCACTCGACCCAGGGGGCCGCCAGATAGCTGAAGTAGCGCTTGTCGAAGGCGAACCAGTAGCCGCCGTGGATGAAGACCAGCAACGGCGGCGCCCGCCGGCCGGACCCCACGGCCGGGAACAGGTCCAGGGTTTCGAGATCATGGGAACCGTAGCGCAGGTCCTGCCGGACCGGCAGCCGCGCGCGCGTGGCGGCGCTTTCGCTTTCCCACCTGTCGAAGATCGTCTGACAGCCCGGAACCGCAAGGCGCATATTGTATTGCGCGTCCAGACCGGCCTGGTCATAGACGTGATAAATCAAGGCCATGGCCTGCTCGCCTCCCTCTGGGGCGAGAATTGCCCCGACCGCCGGGGTGGTCAAGACGCCAGGAGTGGGGGCCCGCGGACGCTCCCGCGTGCCCACTACCCCCTCAGCTTTCGAGCATGCGCCGGAGCAGCTCGACATCCTCCGCGAACGAGCGGTCGATGGTGCACAGCTCCTCGACCTTGCGGACCGCGTGCATGACCGTGGTGTGGTCGCGACCGCCGAACTTGCGTCCGATTTCCGGCAGCGAGCGCTGGGTCAACTGCTTGGCCAGGTACATGGCCACCTGCCGCGGCCGGGCGACTGCGCGGGCACGACGGGCCGAGGACATGTCGGCCAGGCGCACATTGTAGTGCTCGGCCACCTTCTTCTGGATCTCGTCGATGGTGATGCGCCGGTCGTTGGCGCGCAGCAGGTCGTGCAGAACCTCCTGCGTGGACTCCAGGGTGATCGGCCGCCCCACCAATTCGGCATGGGCCACGATCCGGTTGAGCGCTCCTTCGAGCTCGCGCACGTTGGAACTGATCTTGTGGGCCAGGAACTCCTGGACCTTCTGCGGGATCAGATGGCCAAGCACCTCGGCCTTGGCCTGGATGATGCCCAGCCGCAGCTCGTACGTGGTCGGATGGATGTCGGCCACCAAGCCCCATCCCAGCCGCGAGCGCAGCCGCTCCTCCATCCCTTCGAGGTCGGACGGCGACTTGTCGGCGGAAACGATGACCTGGCGGTTGTTGTCCACCAGCGCGTTGAAGGTGTGGAAGAATTCCTCCTGGGTGGAATCCTTGCCGCTGATGAACTGCACATCGTCGATCATCAGCACGTCCACGGAGCGGAACTGCTCCTTGAACGCCATGGTGTCCTTGAACCGCAGCGCCCGGATGAACTGGTACATGAACTTTTCGGCCGAGAGATAAATCACCCGGCGATTTGGGTCGCGCTTGCGGATGTGCCACGCGATGGCATGCATCAGGTGGGTCTTGCCGAGGCCGACGCTGCCGTACAGGAACAACGGGTTGAAGGTGACGGTCGTCGCCTCGGCCACCCGGCGGGCCGCCGCGAACGCCAACTCGTTCGGCTTGCCCACCACGAAGTTTTCAAAGGTGAAACGCGCGTCGAGCGGTGCGGACAGGTCGTCGCGCTCCTCGGCGACATGCCCCCCCTGCGTCCCAGCCGCCGGGGCCGCGATGGCCGTTCCGCCCGACGACCGCACCGGCGCCGGGGCAATGTCGTCGACAGGCGCATGGCCGCCGAGGCCCGCGGGCTCCATCTGGGGTTCGGCCACGGACACGGGCGCGCACGGGGCCACGACCACGTCGACCTTCTGAACGCGCGGGTTTTCGCCCGTCCACAGCATGCGGATACGATCGGCGTAGTGGGTGACCACCCAGTCGCGCATGAATCGGGTGGGCGCAGCGAAGCGCACTTCGCCGTCGGTCATGTCCTGGAGCTGCAGCGGCATCAGCCAGCTACGGAACGCCGTCTCGCCGACCTCGTCCTTCAGCCTGCCGCGCACGCGCGCCCATTGCTGATCCAGCGAAACGCTCAACGACATGCACCCCGGTCCCTATGACACAGCTTGCCCGTCCGCAAAGGACGGTCTTCCTCGGCGGACGCAACGCCAAAACTTGCCCGTGCTGGCCAAGGATGCTCCAAGGCCAGTTTACGAAAAGTTTTAAATGTAAGGTGTTACCCCAATTTAGCGGCCCGGAATTCTGATCGGTTTTGGTAGAGAGTCAATGACGCTCTACACGTTCTACTTTCGATCGATTCCGATAACGCCTTGGACATCGGTCGTCCTCACAGAGGACGGGACTTTAGCCCTGACCGCTGGGGCTGACAACAGGACGAATCCAGAACGACGAAAAAAGCAAAGGTCTTTCGCCGATACCATTTGGACGCAAGAAACCCGCACGGTCACCACCCTAAGTAGGCAGCGGACCGTCCGGAGTTAGCGCATAGGCATGAAAAAGGCCGCACCGACTCAGCGGTGCGGCCTTGCGTTGTGGTGCGCGGTCAGGCGCCGAGCTGCTTGATGCGGCTCGACAGGCGCGAGATCTTACGGGCCGCCGTGTTCTTGTGCAGCACGCCCTTGTTCACGCCGCTCTGGATCTCGGGCTGGGCCACCTTGAAGGCTTCCTGCGCAGCCGACTGGTTGCCGCTGGCGATGGCCGCCTCGACCTTCTTCACGAAGGTGCGGATACGGCTGACGCGGGCCCGGTTGACCTCGGTGCGGCGCTCGGTTTGGCGGATGCGCTTTTCTGCGGACTTGTGATTAGCCATGGAATTCCTTGCTCTCGGACGCAGTGGGCCCGGAAGAGGCGCGGTATTTAGCGCCGAGCCCGATCCCCGTCAAGGGGATTCCGAACCCGGCCGCCGCGCCCCCTCCGGCGGATGGACGTCAACGACCCTTGAAGGCCGGCTGGCGCTTGTCGACGAAGGCCGCCATGCCTTCCTTCTGGTCTTCGGTGGCGAAGGTGGAATGGAACAGGCGGCGTTCGAACCGGATGCCTTCCTCCAGCGTCGTCTCGAAGGCGCGATTGACCGCTTCCTTGCACATCATGACGACCGGGGCCGACAGCTTGGAGATGCGCTCGGCCACCTTCACCGCTTCGTCCACCAGTTCGCCCAGGGGCACGATCCGGCTGACCAGGCCGCAGCGCTCGGCCTCGGCGGCATCCATCATGCGGCCGGTCAGGCACATTTCCATGGCCTTGGATTTGCCGATGAACCGGGTGAGCCGCTGGGTCCCGCCCGATCCGGGGATTGTCCCGATGGTGATCTCCGGCTGGCCGAACTTGGCGTTGTCGGCCGCCAGGATGAAGTCGCACATCATGGCCAGTTCGCACCCGCCGCCCAGCGCATAGCCCGCAACGGCGGCGATGACCGGCTTCCGGCAGGTGGACAGGCGCTGCCATTTCCGGGTGATGAAGTCGGACTTGTAGACGTCCATGAACGAGAAGCCGGCCATCTCCTTGATGTCGGCACCGGCGGCAAAGGCCTTTTCGCTGCCGGTGACCACCAGGGCGCCGATCTCGTCGTCGGCCTCGAAGACGTCCACCGCCTGGGCCAACTCGGTGACCAGCTTGTCGCTCAATGCGTTCAGCGCCTTGGGCCGGTTCAGGGTGATGAGGCCGACGGGGCCGCGGGCCTCGGCGATGATGGTTTCGTAAGCCATGGAACGGTCTCCGCGTTCAGCAGTGGGTCACCCGGTCGGACGGTCCGGTGGAACGGGCCGGCGGGAACGGCCGGCTCATTCCGGTGACAGAATGAACCGCACGGTTAGTGTGCCGCGCGTGCCGGCGCCAGTCTCCGGAAGAATTTCCAAACGGAGCACCTCGCCCTCGCGGGTGTAGACCAGCTCGCCGGCGGGACGCCAGCCCAGCTGGGGAAGGCTGTCCCGGTAGAAGCCGCGCACCTGGGCCGCATCCACACGTCCGCGGGCCGCCGCCTCGACGACCCGGCCTTGCGGTTTGTCGAACCGCACGAGCTGGTCGGGCAACGGGGTGAGGCCGGGCATGAGCGGCAGATCCTCGACGCCCGCGACGAAGCGGACGGGGTCGGCCGCACGCACCGGACCCGCGGACAGGAGCGCGACCGCGGCGAGGGCCAGCAGAACGAGGGGCTTCAAGGTGCGCAGCATCGGGCGCCGATGGGAACGGGGGCGCAAGGGCTGCGCCGGGTCACCGCTTGTCGTACCTCAGCGCTGGCGCCGCGGGCAATGGAAAGTGGATCGCCCGGCCTGCACCGTCCGGCGGATCCCCCCGGTCCGGGCCACGTCGCAGGTGCACCCGGGACAAGCCCCCCGTTCCCGGCCGTAGACCCCGAAACGGTGCTGGAAATAGCCGAGTTCGCCCGTGACCTGCACGTGGTCGCGCAGGGACGAGCCGCCGGCGGCGATGGCTTCCTCCAGCACGGCGCGGATCGCGGCGGACAGCCGCTCGGCACGCGCGCCGACGACGGTGCAGGCCGCGCGCAGCGGGCTGATCCCGGCACGGAACAGCGCCTCGTTCACATAGATGTTGCCCAGCCCTGCCACCACGGCCTGGTCCAGCAACGCCGCCTTGATGGACGTGAGGCGGCCGGCCAGGCGTTCGGACAGGACGGCGGCGTTGAACCCGTTGCCCAGCGGCTCGGGCCCCAGCCCGCGGATCAGCGGATGGGCCTCCCAGTCGGCCTGCGTGGCCAAATCCATCATCCCGAAACGCCGGGCGTCGTTGAAGCGGACGGTGGCGCGGTCCTCGGTGTCGAAAACCACGTGGTCGTGGATGCCGTAGGGCGCCTGCGGGTCGTTGCCCACCACCATGCGCCCCGACATGCCGAGATGCGCGATCAGCACCGTGCCGTCGTCCATATCGGCCAGGATGTACTTGGCGCGCCGGCGCACCCGCTCCACCCGGCGGCCCTCCAGGCGCGCGGCGAAGCCCGCCGGCAGCGGCCAGCGGAGATCCGGGCGGCGCTGCACCACGCGCGCGAGGCGCCGGCCCTCCAGCACGGGCCGCAGGCCACGGACGACGGTCTCGACTTCGGGAAGCTCGGGCATGGGGTGAGCCTTAGAGCAAATTCCACCCGGGTGGAACCGCCCGGGTGGAATTTGCCCAATCGGACAAGCAGCTAGAGCACGACCGCTCGATCCACGGGATCGAGCCGTGCTCTAGCGCCTTTCCGGTTTGCGGGGAATGGGCGTGGTGCGGAAACACGCGCCTGCGTGTTCCCCCGGCATGCCGCACCAACCGCCCTCCCCCCGCGGACCGACCGCCTATTTCCTGGGCGCCGGCGCATCCGCCGCCCAGGGTGTGCCGACGACGGAAAAGCTCGGCTTCGGGATCGCCCACTATGTCCGCGAATGCCAGTGCAACCGCGACGATCCCGTCGCGCTGGCCAGCTATCTCACGCTGGTCCACGGAGTGGGCGAGGATACCATCGCGCGCATGGCCGGGGCGTGGACCGACTATCTGCGGCGACGGACCGAGCGGCTTCCGGGCTCGGACGGATTTCCCAGCCTGATCGAACTGCTGAGCATCCTCGACCTCAGCATCGCCAAGGGCCTGAGCTTCGGCCCCTCCGAACGGCGGCGCGGCCGGGCGCCGGCGACCTTCGAGTTCGACACCCGCACGCTCGCCGATGTGCGCGAGGAGCTGACCAACGCCCTGGTCTTCACCTTCCACAAGCTGCGTTCGCGCGAGATCGAGAACCGGTACGACGAGTTCCTCGACCGCCTTGCCCCCGGCGACACCCTCATCACCACCAACTGGGACACGTATCTGGACTTCGCCATGGCAGGGTCCGCACCGGGCCGCCGGGTGGACTACGGCATACCGGAGGCCCGCGTGTCCCTGCGCCGCGGGCCCGCCGGCACGGACACACCGCCCGCCGGCCAGCCGCCGCTGCTGAAGCTGCACGGCTCGCTGAACTGGCTGTTCTGCCCGCGCTGCGCGAACCTCCACGTCAACATGCACAAGGACATCGCCTCGTTCCGCGGCTCGGAAGCCGAGCGCCGGCGCTGGCCGTCCGACCGCTATTGCGGATGCGGGGCCGAAATGGATGCGGTGATCGTTGCGCCGTCGTTCGTGAAAACCTATGGCAACCCCCACCTGGCCCGGATCTGGACCCAGGCCCAGAAGGCGCTGGAGGCGGCGCCGCGGTGGGTGTTCATCGGCTATTCGCTGCCCAGCGACGACCTGGAGATCCGCGCCATGCTGCTGCGCGCGCTGGCCACCCGCCGCATCCAGGCCGCACCGCCGGCGGTGGAGGTCTACACGGCCGGGTCGCGGCCGGATCTGGAAGGCCGGTACGCCGACCTTCTGCGCGGATGCCCGATGCGGATCGACGGGCGCGGGTTCGAGGGCTTCATCGAGGGCGGCGGCGGGGAGGATCAGCCGCCGGCCTTGTCCCCGGCAGACCACTCCCGCGTGCCCAGGGCTTCGGCCAGACGGTGAGCCGCACTGCCCCGCCGGGCCGGCTTCTGCTGGCTCTCATGGGGGGCCCACCCCGCCAGATACAGGACCTGGAAGGTGGCCGGAACACGGCCGTCCGGTTCGGCGAACAGCTCCACATAACGCTGGGCCGCGCGGAACAGCAGCTCGCGGCCGGCCGGCGTCCGGGGCCGGTCGAGGACGGCGTTGGTCTCGCCCATCGCCCGAAGGTCGCGCATCAGGGCGAAGGGATCCTTGTAGCTGACCGTGATGGTGTCGCTGTCCACCACCGGCAGGGCGAAGCCCGCGCGTTGCAGCAGACCGCCCGCGTCCTTCACCTCGGCGAAGGGCGAGATGCGCGGGGACAGGCCGCCCTTCAGCTCCAGCTCGGCCTCCATCAGCGCCCGGCGCAGTTCGAACAAGGTCTCGCCCCCCAGCATGGCACCCAGGAAGAACCCGTCCGGCCGCAACGCCCGGCACACCTGCACCAGCGCCCCCGGCAGGTCGTTGACCCAGTGCAGTGACAGGTTGCTGACCACCAGATCGAAGCTGTCGTCCGCAAAAGGCAGGGCCTCCTCGTCCGCCGCGACGACGGTGACCGCCGGCAAGCGGGGGACCCTGGCCGCGAGCGCGGGCGACAAGTCGGCGCAGACCACCCGCTCGACCCCTTTCACGCCCAGGATGCGCCGGGCCATCTCGCCGCCGTGGCTGCCCAGGTCGAGGGCCGAGGGAAAGCCGCGGTTCACGTCCAGCAGCCGGTCGGCCAGCCGGTCGGCCACCTCCTCGAACAGGAACGCGTGCCCGGCCCAGCCGGGGGCTGCGCGGTCGCGGCGGCGGCGCACCAGGCGCCGATCGAAGACGTACATGGCGTCGGACATGCGCGCCCATATGGGCGTGCCGTTCCCGTATTGACAGGGCCGCCCGCATGTCCGCCCACTTCCCCGATGGTTGCGGTCGTCACACCCCTGGTGCGGGAGGGCCTGGTGCGGGCCGGGGGGCTCCTGCTGGATCTTCTGCTTCCGCCGCGCTGCCTTTGCTGCGGCGAGATCGTCGGCGCCCAGGGGGCGCTGTGCCCCCGGTGCTGGGCCGGCCTCACCTTCATCGGACCGCCCCTGTGCGACGGCTGCGGCCTGCCGTTCGAGACGGTCGGCCCGGACGCGGGAAACGCCGCCCTGCTGTGCGGCGCCTGCGCGGCACGGCCGCCCGGGTTCCGCAAGGCGCGGGCGGCCCTGGTCTACGACGATGCCAGCCGGTCCCTGGTGCTGCCGTTCAAGCACGCCGACCGCACCCATGCGGCCATGGCCTTTGGCGCGTGGATGGCCCGGGCGGGGCACGACCTGTTGGCCGACGCCGATCTGGTGGCGCCGGTGCCCCTGCATCCGCTGCGCCTGTTCCTGCGCCGCTACAACCAGGCCGCCCTGCTGGCCCACGCCGTCGGCCGGGCGGCCGGGGTGGAGGTGGCGCCCGACCTGCTGGTCCGCCGGCGCCGCACCCGGAGCCAGGGCGGACTGTCCCGGACGCAGAGGGCGAAGAACGTCCGCGGGGCGTTCGGGGTGCATCCCCGGCGCGCGGACCTTGTCCGGGGCCGGGCGGTGGTCCTGGTGGACGATGTGTTCACCACCGGCGCGACGGCCGAGGAATGCGCCCGCGCCTTGCGGACCGCGGGTGCGGCCCGGGTGGATGTGCTGGCGCTGGCGCGGGTGACGAGGGACGCCTGAGGGACGGCACGCCACCGATCCGTGCGTGTTGATGTCCGGGCATGTCGATGTTTGCCGCGGCATCCGCCACGGCCTATGTGAGGACGATGCAACCCAAAGGAAGGTAGGGACCGGACGGCCATGGCGAAGGTGCTGATGTATTCCAGCCCGTTCTGCGGATACTGCATGCGGGCGAAGGCGCTGCTGAACAGCAAAAGGGTCGAGTTCGAAGACATCGACGTCGACGCGGAACCCCGGCGCCGGCAGGAAATGATCCAGAAGGCTGGGGGTCGGACCAGCGTCCCGCAGATTTTCATCAACGGCGTCCACATCGGCGGCAGCGACGACCTGCACGCGCTGGATCGCACGGGGAAGCTGGACGAGATGCTGGCGGCCCAGGCCTGAGGGAGCCGGATTGGACGTCCGCTGGCGGGTGCGCTTGGCGCCGCGGACATTGCCGGTTGCCCCGGTCCAAAGGCGAGGCCGTCGCGCCCGAAGGGCGTCGAGGCGGCGGCCCGCCTTCTCCCGTTTGTCCGGAACACCGCACGGCACCCGGTGCGCCATGGCGGGCAGGCCGTGCGCGCCGCTTTGCATGGCCCGAAGAGACCGGAACGACGCAGCCGTTCCCGACCGGCGTCCCGAAGGCCGCGGATCGGCGAGGCCGTAGGCTTTGCCAAGCCGGACTGCCTAGATCGGCCGGGAACCGGTTGTAACCCAACCCCTTCGATAGTTCCGGCGCCCCAACCTCCGGCTAGGGCCGGGAATGTTCCATTTCGAAGTGAGGGATAGCCCAATTATATGTAATTCCCGCTCATCACTTACCGCCATGGATCGTCTATCGGCGCGATCGTTCCGACGCTAACGTCATTTCACAATAATTTTAACAAAACCTCTTGGAGCCCGGTCGCACGTGGCAACAGCGGCTGGATCTCCGGTGGAAGATGCGTCGGAGGAAAATCCATGCGCAAGACGATCGCGGCCGCACTGCTGCTCGGCAGCATCGCCGCCCCGGCCCAGGCGAACGGCCTGGGCGAAGACCGTCCCTTCCAGTTCCGCAGCCCGGCCGAGATTCAGGTTCGCATGAATGCGCTGGACCTGATGGAGCGCAAGAAAGGCAACTACTACGGCCAGTGGACGGCCAGCCACAATTACACGACGTTCCAAACCTTCAACGCGGGCAACATGGTCAACATCACCAACGGCGGGACGACATCGTCCACCGGCGGTGGCGGCGGGGTGCCGGTGGGAACGCCGCTGAACCTGACCCAGACCAACAACGCGACCAACACGACGAACAACACTGGCGCGCAACCGTCGCGCTGAGCCCCGCGTCGCGATCAAAACAGGGTTTTGGACCATGAAGAATTTGAAGGGTGGCCTGCGCGCCACCGTGGCGGCACTCGGCCTGCTCACCATGAGCGCCTGCGCCTCCGATGGCCAGTACGCGGTCCAGGGCGGCACGCCTCCGACCACCAATTTCCAGCCGCTCACCGATGCCTTCGCGTGCGTCGGCCGAGAGATCCGGGGCAGTGGTCCGGTCCGCATCGCCGTCGGCGACGTGAAGGACTACACCGGCAAGGTCAGCTTCGAGGCCGAGGAAGGCGGCTACAAGGTGACCCAGGGCGGCGCCTTGATGGTGATGAGTGCGCTCGGCCGGCTCGCGCCGCAGATCCAGCAGGTGGAGCGCTTCGACACCAGCGTCTTCCGCCAGGAACTCGATTTCGTCGGCAAGCAGATGGTGCGCGACCCCGGCCCCGGCATGGGCGTGGTGCGCGTTCCCACCGCCGGCATGATCGAGGGGGCCGACTTCCACATCCTGGGTGGCATCACCGAGGTGAACTACAACATCCAGTCCGCCGGGGCGGAGGTGAACGTCGCCGGCATCGGCGCCGGGGCGCGGTACTTCGTGCTCAACGTCGCCGCCGACCTGCGGCTGGTGGACGCCCGGTCGCTACGGGTGGTCAAGACCGTGAGCCTGCAAAAACAGGTCGCGGGCCACGAGGTGAAGGCGAACGTCTTCCGCTTCTTCTTCGCCGACAGCCTGTTCGACATCAACGCGGGCTCCAAGCAGCAGGAACCGATCCAGATGGCCGTCCGTGCGGTCCTGAACCGCGCGACCCTGGAGCTGGTCACCGCCGCCTACGGCAAGAGTTTCGATACGTGCGTGGATGCGGCCGAACAACCGTTCAGCCTGCCCAAGCCGGATCGTCAGAGGCCCATCGTGTCCGAGGCGCCGGCGGTCATTCGCCCGGACCGCGCCTAGGGCATCAAAAGGCACCGCCCGCCGCATGGGTGGCGGCGGGCGGGGAATTGTGCGCCACCCTCGGTCCGTTGCAGCGGACCGCCAGCAACGCGCCTGTCGCTTGGGTTTCCCTGGCAGGATGTTCCCGAACGATGGGTGCGAGGTTAACAACCAACGCTCCAAAGGGGCAAGGGAGACTTTCATGAACCTCAAATCGCACCTGCTCGGCGCCGCCGCCTCCATCGCCCTCGTCACCGTCGCCGGCGCCGCTTCGGCGCAGAACGTGGTCGAGCCGGTTCAGCACAACCACGCCCCGGTGGTCGGCCAAGTGCTGATCAACACCACGGGTGGCGGCATGCACATCCCGAACGGGATGAACGCCACCTCGCTGGCGGTCGGCAACGCGATCTCGATCAACGTCGAGAACGCCGCCAAGTCGATCACCCCGGCCACCTATCAGCGCAACCGCTCCAGCGCCCCGGTGTCGGCCTCGCTGGACGTGAAGGTCGGCAACGCCACCCTGTCCGGCCCGGCCACGATCAACGCCACGGCGCAGGCCCAGGGCAACAGCCTCGCCACCGCGCCCACCAACGTGGGCTCGATCAAGCGCGCCGACATCAACCAGTGGAACCAGGGCCAGATCACCTCGACCGTGTCCGTCGCGGCGACCGCCCCGATGAACCAGCTCGAGGCGGTGTCGAGCGCCCAGGGCAACAACGTCTTCATCAAGGCCAAGACGATCGGCGCCGGCGACTACATCGAGATCGAGCAGGACAACAGCGGCGCCGTCACGTCCAACCTGACCATCGCCAAGGGCTCGGCGTTCAACGTCCTCGCCAACTCCGACAGCAAGATCAACTCCCAGGCGGTGGGCAACCTGATCTCGCTGGAAGGCACCGGCTTCGTGCCCCACGGCTACGGCCAGGGCGCCTACAACATCTCCATCGACGCCGACCGCCTGCGTCAGGAGAACATGGGCAAGATCACGGCCAACCTGAGCATCGGCGAGGCCGGCACCGGCGGCGCGACCGAGTTCAAGAAGGTCGAGGCCTCCGCCCGCGCCATCGGCAACGTGATCAGCCTGACCGGCAAGAACTCCGACGCCGCGCACACGTCGGTCGAGCACGTGATCCAGAAGAACAGCGGCGCGGTCTCGGCGAACGCCGTCATCCGCGACGTGAACGCCACCTCCGCGGACTTCAGCGCGGTCGCCGTCGGCAACTCGCTGTCGCTGACCGGCGCGACGGTCAACCTCGGCGAGCCCGGTTGGGACAAGTACTACGGCCCGCATGGGGTGTCGCAGCTCAACA
This window of the Azospirillaceae bacterium genome carries:
- a CDS encoding ComF family protein, which produces MVAVVTPLVREGLVRAGGLLLDLLLPPRCLCCGEIVGAQGALCPRCWAGLTFIGPPLCDGCGLPFETVGPDAGNAALLCGACAARPPGFRKARAALVYDDASRSLVLPFKHADRTHAAMAFGAWMARAGHDLLADADLVAPVPLHPLRLFLRRYNQAALLAHAVGRAAGVEVAPDLLVRRRRTRSQGGLSRTQRAKNVRGAFGVHPRRADLVRGRAVVLVDDVFTTGATAEECARALRTAGAARVDVLALARVTRDA
- a CDS encoding methyltransferase domain-containing protein, coding for MSDAMYVFDRRLVRRRRDRAAPGWAGHAFLFEEVADRLADRLLDVNRGFPSALDLGSHGGEMARRILGVKGVERVVCADLSPALAARVPRLPAVTVVAADEEALPFADDSFDLVVSNLSLHWVNDLPGALVQVCRALRPDGFFLGAMLGGETLFELRRALMEAELELKGGLSPRISPFAEVKDAGGLLQRAGFALPVVDSDTITVSYKDPFALMRDLRAMGETNAVLDRPRTPAGRELLFRAAQRYVELFAEPDGRVPATFQVLYLAGWAPHESQQKPARRGSAAHRLAEALGTREWSAGDKAGG
- the grxC gene encoding glutaredoxin 3 → MAKVLMYSSPFCGYCMRAKALLNSKRVEFEDIDVDAEPRRRQEMIQKAGGRTSVPQIFINGVHIGGSDDLHALDRTGKLDEMLAAQA
- a CDS encoding CsgG/HfaB family protein, giving the protein MKNLKGGLRATVAALGLLTMSACASDGQYAVQGGTPPTTNFQPLTDAFACVGREIRGSGPVRIAVGDVKDYTGKVSFEAEEGGYKVTQGGALMVMSALGRLAPQIQQVERFDTSVFRQELDFVGKQMVRDPGPGMGVVRVPTAGMIEGADFHILGGITEVNYNIQSAGAEVNVAGIGAGARYFVLNVAADLRLVDARSLRVVKTVSLQKQVAGHEVKANVFRFFFADSLFDINAGSKQQEPIQMAVRAVLNRATLELVTAAYGKSFDTCVDAAEQPFSLPKPDRQRPIVSEAPAVIRPDRA